In a genomic window of Roseiflexus castenholzii DSM 13941:
- a CDS encoding MerR family transcriptional regulator has translation MKQRYYTIKSAAALCGMHEQSLRLYERRGLIRPQRTPGNIRRYTESDIEQIRFIKRLIDDLGVNLAGVEVILHLRQQLIAAQRELEELRDRLPVDVS, from the coding sequence ATGAAGCAACGCTACTACACGATCAAGTCGGCGGCTGCGTTGTGTGGCATGCACGAGCAGAGTCTGCGTCTTTACGAGCGGCGCGGTCTCATTCGACCACAACGCACTCCCGGCAATATTCGTCGCTATACTGAGAGCGATATTGAGCAGATTCGCTTTATCAAGCGCCTGATCGATGACCTCGGCGTGAACCTGGCGGGGGTGGAGGTGATCCTGCACCTGCGTCAGCAACTGATCGCAGCGCAGCGCGAACTTGAAGAGTTACGCGACCGCCTGCCGGTCGATGTCTCATAG
- a CDS encoding DnaJ C-terminal domain-containing protein — translation MAFKDYYEILGVDRNATDAEIKKAYRKLARQYHPDINPGNKAAEARFKEINEAYEVLSDKEKRAKYDRFGRDWQRYQDIPDFGGFGAGDFADIFETLFGGGRGGRSSVTYRAKGQDVEQSVDITLEEAFSGTQRTLQVQSLNGSLRSITVRIPPGVDSGSRVRIAGEGAPGIGGGARGDLYLVINVLPHSRFERRGDDLYVRIPVDLYTMLLGGEVKVPAMGGRTVALKVPAGTQNGKVMRISGQGMPRLRDPQTRGDLYVTLEVSLPTSLSPRERELVEQLRALAR, via the coding sequence ATGGCTTTCAAGGATTACTACGAGATATTGGGCGTGGACCGAAATGCGACGGACGCCGAGATCAAAAAGGCGTACCGCAAACTCGCGCGTCAGTATCACCCTGATATTAATCCCGGCAACAAGGCGGCTGAAGCCCGCTTTAAGGAGATAAACGAGGCGTATGAGGTGCTATCCGATAAGGAAAAGCGCGCGAAGTACGACCGATTCGGGCGCGACTGGCAACGCTATCAGGATATTCCCGATTTTGGCGGGTTTGGCGCCGGCGATTTCGCCGATATTTTCGAGACCCTCTTCGGCGGCGGGCGCGGCGGGCGCAGCAGTGTCACCTACCGCGCGAAAGGTCAGGATGTCGAGCAGTCGGTTGATATTACGCTCGAAGAAGCCTTCAGCGGTACGCAGCGCACTTTGCAGGTACAATCGCTCAATGGCTCGCTGCGCTCGATTACAGTCAGGATACCGCCAGGCGTTGATAGCGGATCGCGGGTGCGGATCGCCGGGGAAGGCGCTCCTGGCATCGGCGGCGGTGCTCGCGGCGACCTGTATCTGGTCATCAATGTCTTGCCGCATTCACGCTTCGAGCGGCGCGGTGACGACCTCTATGTGCGGATTCCTGTCGATCTCTATACCATGCTCCTGGGTGGCGAGGTGAAGGTTCCAGCGATGGGAGGAAGAACCGTTGCGCTCAAGGTGCCCGCAGGCACGCAGAATGGGAAGGTGATGCGCATCAGCGGTCAGGGGATGCCACGCCTGCGCGATCCGCAAACGCGTGGTGATCTCTACGTGACGCTCGAGGTGTCGTTGCCGACCAGCCTTTCGCCACGTGAGCGCGAACTCGTCGAGCAGTTGCGCGCACTAGCGCGATAG
- a CDS encoding ABC transporter substrate-binding protein, which produces MLKGRTRFIALLLAVLLTLAACGGQPTGSPGNEYGSGGATTEPTTAPPAQPSTGDELQVDRSRLSSELRFFNWTDYVDPSILEDFEKEYGVKVIVDLFDANEDMLAKVRAGRSGYDIVTPSDYAVEIMWRDGLIAKLDKSLLPNLKNIDPDLLNKYFDPGNVYSVPYMYGITGIAYNRQSFPNGVESWAVLFDTAEIARYRGQFSMLDDERETPGAALKFLGYSLNETSPEALKKAQDLLIAQKPFLAGYNSSDVNRKLASGEYVIAHAWSGSALQARNGLGDEFSGNPDIAFVIPKEGGMIWMDNMVILADSPNAYTAHVFMNFLMRPDIAARNAEYIGYLSPNVEAIKLLPQEIIDLYNEGFAPNDEVLKRLEWAIRNDQTAAFTDLWTAVKGE; this is translated from the coding sequence ATGCTCAAAGGACGCACCAGGTTCATTGCGCTGTTGCTCGCCGTGCTGCTGACACTCGCAGCATGCGGCGGGCAGCCGACCGGCAGCCCCGGCAATGAATACGGCAGCGGCGGCGCGACAACCGAGCCGACGACTGCTCCTCCGGCGCAACCGTCTACAGGTGACGAGTTGCAGGTTGATCGCTCGCGGCTCTCGAGTGAACTCAGATTCTTCAACTGGACGGATTATGTCGATCCTTCAATCCTGGAAGATTTTGAGAAAGAGTATGGCGTCAAAGTGATTGTTGACCTCTTCGACGCTAACGAAGATATGCTCGCCAAGGTGCGCGCCGGGCGCTCCGGGTACGACATTGTGACGCCATCGGACTATGCGGTTGAGATCATGTGGCGTGACGGACTCATCGCAAAACTTGACAAGTCGCTGCTGCCCAATTTGAAGAACATCGATCCCGACCTGCTCAATAAATATTTCGATCCGGGGAATGTCTATTCTGTGCCGTACATGTACGGCATTACTGGAATCGCCTACAACCGGCAATCCTTCCCCAACGGCGTCGAGAGTTGGGCGGTGCTGTTCGACACGGCGGAGATCGCGCGCTATCGCGGTCAGTTCAGCATGCTCGACGATGAACGCGAAACACCCGGCGCGGCGCTGAAATTCCTGGGCTACTCACTGAATGAAACCAGCCCGGAGGCGCTGAAAAAAGCGCAGGACCTGTTGATCGCCCAGAAACCGTTCCTGGCCGGGTACAACAGCAGTGATGTCAACCGGAAACTGGCGAGCGGCGAATATGTGATTGCGCATGCCTGGAGCGGTTCGGCATTGCAGGCGCGCAACGGCTTGGGCGACGAGTTCTCCGGCAACCCGGATATCGCCTTTGTTATTCCAAAGGAAGGCGGCATGATCTGGATGGACAATATGGTCATCCTGGCCGACTCGCCGAACGCTTATACGGCGCATGTGTTCATGAACTTCCTGATGCGCCCTGATATTGCTGCGCGCAACGCCGAATACATTGGCTATCTCTCGCCGAACGTCGAGGCGATCAAACTGCTGCCGCAGGAGATTATCGACCTGTATAACGAAGGGTTTGCCCCGAACGATGAGGTTCTGAAACGGTTGGAATGGGCAATACGCAATGATCAGACTGCCGCCTTCACCGACCTGTGGACGGCGGTGAAAGGGGAGTAG